Proteins co-encoded in one Alcanivorax sp. genomic window:
- a CDS encoding NAD(P)/FAD-dependent oxidoreductase translates to MSIPKIVVVGGGAGGLPLVTKLGRKLGRVGNADVTLVDSSSIHVWKPRFHEVATGAIDADLDAVDYRAHAQLNHYRFEPGTLTEVNTANQQLTLAPLHDEHGKEVLPERKLDYDYLVLATGSQSNDFGTPGVRDNCLFMDSRAQAERFRERFLNACLHANYEGKPVSVAIVGGGATGVELAAELHHAVSMLNFYGHDKLDRKHLQVDIIEAAPRILPVLSERVSATATKRLEALGVKVRTSVMVSEATEAAFVPKDGDPIKADLLVWAAGVKCPEWLGQIEGLTTNRINQVEVEPTLQAKGHKNIFIIGDAAFLIPEGAERPIPPRAQSAQQMAQHTARSLQQLLMNRDPRPFEYKDHGSLVSLSNYSSVGMLMGNLKGGNFFVEGWLARMMYISLYRMHQAALYGWPRTVMLLIAGRFNKLVRPRLKLH, encoded by the coding sequence ATGAGCATACCCAAGATTGTTGTCGTTGGTGGTGGTGCCGGCGGATTGCCGCTGGTGACCAAACTGGGCCGCAAACTCGGCCGCGTCGGCAACGCCGATGTTACCCTGGTGGATTCCTCCAGCATTCATGTCTGGAAGCCCCGCTTCCACGAAGTCGCCACCGGCGCCATTGATGCGGATCTGGATGCGGTGGATTACCGCGCCCACGCCCAGCTGAACCATTACCGGTTTGAGCCCGGCACCCTCACCGAAGTGAATACCGCCAACCAGCAACTCACCCTGGCCCCGCTCCATGACGAGCATGGCAAGGAAGTACTGCCCGAACGCAAACTGGACTACGACTACCTGGTACTGGCCACTGGCAGCCAGAGCAATGACTTTGGTACACCCGGCGTGCGCGACAACTGCCTGTTCATGGACAGCCGCGCCCAGGCCGAGCGTTTCCGTGAGCGTTTCCTCAATGCCTGTCTGCACGCCAATTACGAAGGCAAGCCGGTATCCGTTGCCATCGTGGGCGGCGGTGCCACCGGTGTGGAACTGGCCGCGGAACTGCACCATGCCGTTTCCATGCTCAACTTCTACGGGCACGACAAGCTGGATCGCAAACATCTGCAGGTGGATATTATTGAAGCCGCACCGCGTATCCTGCCGGTACTCAGCGAGCGGGTGTCTGCCACCGCCACCAAGCGTCTGGAAGCCCTGGGGGTAAAAGTGCGCACCAGCGTGATGGTGTCCGAAGCCACCGAAGCCGCCTTTGTGCCGAAAGACGGCGATCCCATCAAGGCCGACTTGCTGGTCTGGGCCGCCGGGGTAAAGTGTCCGGAATGGCTCGGCCAGATCGAGGGCCTGACCACCAATCGCATCAATCAGGTGGAGGTGGAGCCCACATTACAGGCCAAAGGCCACAAGAACATTTTCATCATCGGCGATGCCGCCTTCCTGATTCCGGAAGGCGCCGAACGACCGATTCCGCCACGCGCCCAGTCCGCCCAGCAGATGGCCCAGCACACCGCACGCAGCCTGCAACAGCTGCTGATGAACCGCGACCCGCGCCCGTTCGAATACAAGGACCACGGCTCGCTGGTATCGCTGTCCAACTACAGTTCCGTGGGCATGCTCATGGGCAACCTGAAAGGCGGCAATTTCTTTGTGGAAGGCTGGCTGGCCAGGATGATGTACATCAGCCTGTACCGCATGCACCAGGCTGCGCTGTACGGTTGGCCGAGAACCGTGATGCTGTTGATCGCCGGGCGCTTTAACAAGCTGGTTAGGCCGCGGTTGAAACTGCATTAA